The genomic interval ACCGCGGCCTTGCTTGATGCTCTTTTTAGGACTGGTTCCCAGCGCATAAACGCCAATGTCGATACCATCAATAACCATCGAGTCTCGAATACTGCCGTAGACTAAAATGCCGGCCCAGCCATTGTCTCGGGCGAGTTCGGCAATGCGGTCTCCAACCAGTGCACAGCGCTTCGAGCCGCCGCCATCCACGACCAGTACCCGGCCCTCGCCTGACTCACTTAAAACTTCACGTACCAAAGTGTTGTCTTCGAAGAGCTTCAGAGTCGCCATGGGGCCCGAGAAGCTTTTTCGCTTCCCAAAGCCTCGAAACATCGATTCGGCGACCACGGTCTGCTCGGGGTTTTCATCTGAGATATCGGCGGTCTGAAATGTATATGCGTCTGCCATCGTTGCTTCTCCAGAGGTTGAAGTCGTTTGGTGTACCCGCTCCAAATCGGCAAATCCAGCCGCTCTAGAACAAAGTTTAAACCCTAGAGAACCATTAATTTTTATTAGCCGGTTAAAAAGTAAAACCAGTGACCAGCCGCCCCTCATGCCAACGTCCAAAGAAAACATATTATTATTAAACACTTAAGGAATCCACCGTGGGTAAACAGCTCAATGGAGCCCCCAAAACGATCACCTGATTTTCACACAACCAAGCCGCATCAACATCGGGCATTGACTTCAAATTTGTAGCCCTATATTGAACTTGATAATGATAACGATTCTCAACATCGATTTAGTAATGGCTTAATGTGGAGTTACACAAGATGAAAACATTGAAAAACTGGAGCATTCTGATTGCTCTCGGCCTTTCTTTTACTCTTGTTGCCTGTGGTGGCGACGATCATGATAACCATGAAGCTCACACGGATGCTGCGGATGCTGCGGATGCAAGTGATGCCTCTGATGCAAGCGATGCTGCTGATGCCCCTGCTTACTCCTATAAAAGTAATATTGAAGACTTTGCCGGCGAAAGCAGCGTATCGTACACCGGTCAGGTTGCACGTCATCTTCTTCTTAATGAAGTAACCAACACCATCGGCGCGATGGATGTGAACACCACCTTTGTTGCTGGCCAGGTCATCGACCTACTCGACAGCTACTACCGCTTTGACAGCGACGTTGTGACCAACCTTCCTTTGACCACAACGACCACACCTGGTGCTGAAGCCAACCTCGAAGACATCTCTACGGGGAAAAAGCTTCAGGACAAAATGGCTGGTGTCGACTCCACTGGTTGGGATGTAACGACTTTCGGTGGCTGGAGCACGCCACTTCCAACGTGGACACGTGATGAAGCTGGTAACCTGCTGATGGGCGCAGATGCAGCTCCTAGCTCACCAAATGCAATGGTTGAATCCATGTTCGCGAGGATTGAAGAACTCGCTCTCGCTCACACTGCGGGCAATGGCCCACAGGATCCTGATGGCAATACCATCACTACCCTCTATGTTGATGCTGATGGCGTTGATTATAAGCAAATGGTTCAAAAGTTCATGGGCATGGCGGTATTCTTCTCACAAGGAACCGGCGATTACCTCTACAAGCTAACAGGTACACTCAATGATGGTGACCCAGCTGACAACACAGAAGCCTACAAGAAGGATGATGCTGGCCTACCAACTGTGGGTTATACAGCAATGGAACACAAGTATGACGAGGGTTACGGTTATTTCGGTGCTGCTCGTCATTACGACCGGTTCACCGACGACGAAATCGCCGGTAAGGGTGGTCGTGAAGACTGGCAAAAATACAATGATGCCGACGGTAATGGGACCATCAGCTTCAAGAGCGAGTATAACTTTGGCCACTCTCAAAATGCAGCAAAGCGTGACCGTGGAACCAAGGACAATGGTGAAGCCGCAACAGACTTCACTGCTGACATCTTTGATGCATTCGTAGCGGGTCGACAAGTTATTGCCGAAGCTGACGGTGAATTAACAGATGGTGAAATTGCTGCTCTCGATGGTCATATCGATACGGTCATCAAAACTTGGGAAAAAGCGATTGCTGCAACCGTTGTTCACTACATTAACGATGTTTTGGCCGACATGGCTGCTCACGGCTCTGACGACTACAGCTTCTACAACCATGCTAAGCATTGGTCAGAACTGAAAGGATTCGCACTGGGTCTTCAGTTCAATCCAAACTCTCCTCTTCACGAAGTTCTCGCCGCGTACTGTTACAACCGTAACGGCATGCACGCGATTGAAGCTGACGTAACTGAAGAAGAATGCCTAGCAAACCAAACAGGTACGTGGAATCCAGAAGAGACAGCCTTCACCAGATTCCACCGACGTGTGGGGGATGCACCGGTTCTGGCCAGTTCATCGGATGGCACCAGCGGTATGGGATATTCCATGTCTTTGACCTCTGCTCGTTCGCTCCTCAAGGATGCTTATGGATTTGCAGATGTGAACGTCCAAGGCTGGTAATTCAGCGTCAAATGGACAATAGATAGTTCAGCCGGCGCCAACCCATTCAAATCGGGTGATGCCGGCTCTCTTGCTTTCGAAAAGAGGAATTTCTGATGTACTTTAAGGCACTTACACCACGCTTGGCTCTATGCCTTGCCCTATTCGGGCTGACCTTTGCGTGCGGCGATGCCTCCGAGGACCACGCAAACGACGATCCTGTAAGTGCAAGTGATCCTTGCGATCCTACAGATACATCTGATGGCAGCGACCCATCAACAACCAGCAACTTCTCCCCCAATGACCTCCTACACCACGTTGGGCATGAAATCATTTTGCCAACCTACGCCGCATTTGAAACCGCAGCCAACGAACTGGTTACCAGCCTTGATGCTTACCTCACAGATCTCGAAGTGGGTAACGACGCGGTGGACTCTCTAGCCCAGGCACGAACAACCTGGTCTTCAACCATGATTGTTTGGCAACAAGCAGAAGTCTATCAGGTTGGACCTTCCGCATCTCGACAGGCACTAGAATTGGCTGTTGGGGCCATGGGACTGCGAAATGAAATCTACTCGTGGCCAACCGTCAACAGCTGCCGTGTAGACCAGGAAATTTTGGAAGCTGCTTATACTAATACCGATTTCTTCGACCAAGAACTCACGAATGTTTATGGCCTTGATGCAGCGGAATATCTTCTATTTTACCATGAAGCAGACAACACGTGCCCTCCTTTGGTCCCTATCAATTCCCAGGGAACCTGGAATCAGGTCTCACAAGAAGACCTGCAGCAAAAGCGGGCTGAATATGTACACGCGGTCGCTACCAATATTCATGACCGAGCCATTGAACTTCACAATGCCTGGAAACCCAATTCAGGTAATTTCGTGAATGACTTCGCCACTGCCGGACAACCTGGCAGCCTCTATGTCACCACAGAAGAAGCACTCAATGACCTGTCTGACGCACTCTTTTATGTTGAGAAAGATGTCAAAGATTTTAAACTGGCCAAACCAGCCGGCATTCTCGGGTGTCAGAATGTCTCATGTCCAAACGATGTAGAAGCACGCTTTAGCCGCGTGTCAAAAGAAAACATCATTGCCAACCTGGAAGCGGCTCAAAAACTATTTCTCGGGGCAGCACCTGGTGAGGATGCTCCAGGCTTCGACGATTTCCTTCGTGAAAAAGACCCCAGTGACATCGCCGACACTATGGGGCAAAACCTTGAACAAGCTATCCAAGCTGCAAAAGAAATGGACGGGACGCTTTACGAAGCTGCCCTGACTCTAACCCGTGAAGAATGCGAAGCGGGTAATGACCCTATTTGCAATACGTACTATACGCTTAAAAATTTCACGGACGATTTAAAGACGCGATTTGTTGAAGTCCTCGAACTTCAACTCCCTCTTGAAGCATCCGGAGATGCTGACTGATCGGATAATGTGCACCATGCGACCAATAAGTCCTAAGCCAATAGCGAGTCTCTTTTTGGGACTCGCTATTCTTCTTCAAGATCCATTAGCCCTCGCAGATGAAGAAGAAACCGAGATTGGCGACGAGCAATCAAACACTGAAGTATCGGAAGAGAATTCAGATATCGAAACCATGGAAGTTACGGCAACCGTCCAAGAGCGGGTTACCGTAGACTTTAAGGCTGGTTTCAAACTGGACAAAGCTGCCCTAGAGACATTCGAATACAATGATATTCATCGAATTCTTGCTGCCGTGCCTGGTGTTTACTTCAGAGAAGAAGATGGCTTCGGTCTTCGCCCCAATATTGGAATGCGCGGAGTTTCTTCCGACCGATCTAAGAAAGTGGTCCTTATGGAAGACAGCGTGCTCTTAGGGCCCGCACCTTATTCTGCACCTGCGGCCTACTACTTTCCTCTTTCTACACGCATGGAATCCATTGAGATTTTTAAGGGACCGGCCATTATTCCCTATGGCCCCAACACGCTTGGGGGAGCGATTAATATGTTTACGGCGCAAATTCCCCAAGAGCGCGTCATGAAAATTGATCTGGAGCTGGGTCAAGACACTTTTGGGAAACTTCATGCTCTGGCTGGCCAAAGTGGTCTCCAATGGGGATGGCTCGCCGAAGCCGTTCATATTGAAACAGACGGCTTTAAAAAAATCGATGGTGGTGGAGATTCAGGCTTCAGTCGCAACGATGTCATGCTCAAAGGCCGCTGGAACTCAGATCCTGGCGGTGAGTTCTACCACCAAGTCGACCTCAAACTAGGCTATGGTGATGAAACATCACACGAGACTTATCTTGGACTCAGCATGGATGACTTTTTAGAGAAACCGTTTCGACGATACAGAGCAAGTTACGACGATACGATGAGGTGGAAACGGACCCAGGTTCAAATCGATTATACTCTTGAAGTTGATGAATCGATGCAGTTCAAGCTGACCGTATACAGACACGATTTCAACCGCACCTGGCGAAAGCTCAATGCATTCTGGGGACCAAACCGTATGCTTGTTCCGGGCGATGCAAATTATGGAACCCGTAGCCTACAGCTCTCTCAAATCCTCTCACGGCCTGATGATTACCCTGGCTACATGGATGTCCTTCGCGGAGACACGGATACAGGAAACATCGACCTCGCGACTCCTGGCAACCCATGGGAGAATTCAGACCTCCTTCTCATGGGAACCAATAAGCGCAATTTTTTATCGCAAGGCGTTCAACTCGCCGGGCATGTTCAGCTCCTACTTGGAGAGGTTGAACAAGATATTCGATTTGGCCTTCGTTACCATTATGACACGGTTACACGGAATCAGATTGAAACCCCGTATGCCATGCAAAGTGGTGAACTCCAGTCAGTGAATATGGAAGACCACCCCTACACCCAAAATACAGACCAAGCCGATGCTTTAGCTCTCTATCTCTATGATGAAATTCGCTGGAAACGACTCACCGTAAACCCCGGGTTTCGTGTAGAGTGGATTCGTAACAGCCGAGTAGACCGCCTCGCGGAGACATTTGGAAAAACTGATAACATCATTGCTCTACCCGGGCTCGGTATAAACTATGAAATCATCGACCACCTCAATTTGAAGCTGGGTGTTCACCAAGGCTTTAGCCCCGTGTCACCGGGGCAATCAGAGGGAACAAGCCCTGGTAAAAGTATGCAATATGAGGCTGGAGCCAGTTACGAGCACACTTGGTTTAGAATTGAAGCGACCGGGTTTTTCAATGACTACTCAAACTTGGTTGGCCAATCGGGTATGTCTGGTGGAGCCACTGCTGCCAATGCCGACCTACAATTCAATACGGGTTCTGCCAATATTGGTGGCCTGGAATTGCTGGGTACCATCCACGCAGACCTTCCCTTCAGCTTAACCATGCCCTTCAACGTTGCGTATACCTTCACCGACGCACGTTTTGTGGAGCCTACTGAAAACGCAGACCCACTCTACGGCGGCGCAGAAGAAGGTGACTACATTCCCTACCTGCCGGTGCATCAAGCGCAAGTATCTGTTGGGCTGAGTCATCCAGATTTCAACCTAACAATCGCCGGTAAGTATCAAAGCGCCATGCGCGACGAGCCCGGCCAAGGTCCCCTGGATAACGTCCTAACTACAGATGCCCACTTTGTGGTTGATCTAGCAGGCAGCTATCGTCTAACAGAAAGCCTTGCCATTTATGGTAAAATAGACAACGTGACGCGTGAAAAATACATTGTCTCGCATCGTCCCTACGGAACCCGGCCCGGTAAGCCAATGCGTATGTTTGCAGGACTCAAAGTGGAGATGTAATGACCTCGGTGGAGCAAATACTTAGCGCGCTTGTTACGCCGCTAGAGTATCTAGCCAGCCCCGATAAAAGGGTTTTCTGGCCATGGCTCTTAACCGCCACCTTACTTGCTCTCTGGGTCTACAAAAAATCGAAATCCCCATCACGCAGCTTTCTCAAATACCTTTTTGGTCGCAACGTATGGCTAAGCAAATCAGCCTTCCTCGATTACCAAATGTCTGTGACCAATGGCGTCATTAAGGTTTTCTTCAACGCTTCAGCCTTATTACCAATGGCTGCTGTTGCCGCCTTGTTCTCAACCATTCTGGACTGGACCGTCACCGCTCCCGACTTGAACCTATCGAGAACCGTCACGACAACCAGCTACACCGCAGCACTCTTCATTTTCGGAGACTTAAGCCGTTACCTCCTCCACCGCCTGATGCACGCTGTTCCGGCTCTCTGGAACTTCCACCAAATTCATCACAGTGCCACTGTGCTCAACCCATTTACAGTTTACCGAGTGCACCCATTTGAGAGTTTACTTTTCGGCCTTCGACGGAGCCTGTCCACCGGTTTGGTGACGGGAATATTCATTTGGCTCTTCGGCACGGCGCTCAACGGCTACGACATTCTGGGCGTAAACGCTATCGGACTGGTCTTCAACGCATTTGGTTCCAACTTGCGTCACTCCCACGTCTGGCTCTCCTACGGCACGGCGCTTGAAAATATTTTTCTTAGTCCAGCTCAACACCAAATTCACCACAGCGTAAAAGCCGAACACTACAACAAGAATTTTGGCACATACTTGAGCTTGTGGGACAAACTGGGTCGGTCATGGTTGGAAGCTGGCTCTGAGAAAAACCTTGAATTCGGGCTGGGCCCTTCGAGTCCAACGCCAAGTCATGGTCTCCTAAGTGCTTTATGGGCTCCTTTTGCCCAGTTGCTCAAGACTCGATAAAAACTTCCGCTCACATCTTTTGCCCTCAGTGGTCACGCGGGTTATCGTTTGATCCATGCATTGCAGCGATTACAAAATACTCATCGTTGACGACAGCCGAAATATCCGAAAAGTATTTAGGGATATTCTCGAAAAAGTCGGCTACCAAGTTTTCGAGGCGGAAGGTGGCACAGACGCGATAAAATTTCTCGCAGCCGACACCGTCCACTTAATTCTTCTTGATATGGTCATGCCAGAGATGAATGGCCCGAGATTTCTGTCTCACCTGCGCCAGATGAAGAACGAAACCCCGGTTATCTTAATCACGGGCGTCACCCAAACCCAGGCCTTGGCAGAATGCATGCAGTTTGGCGTGCGCGAAATGGTCGTAAAACCAACCACGCCTGAAAACCTATGCGAAAAAGTAAGCAAAGAGCTGCACTTCAACGAGCCCGAGGGAACATTTGAAGATGAGGGTGAGGACCAAGGTGATTATCACCTTTGCCTTCTCTACTCCGACAAACTCGAGGTGAATCAAATGCTTGAAGCACTGGTTCCCGGCAACGTGAGCGTTGAGCAATGCCC from Deltaproteobacteria bacterium carries:
- a CDS encoding DUF4856 domain-containing protein, producing the protein MKTLKNWSILIALGLSFTLVACGGDDHDNHEAHTDAADAADASDASDASDAADAPAYSYKSNIEDFAGESSVSYTGQVARHLLLNEVTNTIGAMDVNTTFVAGQVIDLLDSYYRFDSDVVTNLPLTTTTTPGAEANLEDISTGKKLQDKMAGVDSTGWDVTTFGGWSTPLPTWTRDEAGNLLMGADAAPSSPNAMVESMFARIEELALAHTAGNGPQDPDGNTITTLYVDADGVDYKQMVQKFMGMAVFFSQGTGDYLYKLTGTLNDGDPADNTEAYKKDDAGLPTVGYTAMEHKYDEGYGYFGAARHYDRFTDDEIAGKGGREDWQKYNDADGNGTISFKSEYNFGHSQNAAKRDRGTKDNGEAATDFTADIFDAFVAGRQVIAEADGELTDGEIAALDGHIDTVIKTWEKAIAATVVHYINDVLADMAAHGSDDYSFYNHAKHWSELKGFALGLQFNPNSPLHEVLAAYCYNRNGMHAIEADVTEEECLANQTGTWNPEETAFTRFHRRVGDAPVLASSSDGTSGMGYSMSLTSARSLLKDAYGFADVNVQGW
- the rraA gene encoding ribonuclease E activity regulator RraA, with amino-acid sequence MADAYTFQTADISDENPEQTVVAESMFRGFGKRKSFSGPMATLKLFEDNTLVREVLSESGEGRVLVVDGGGSKRCALVGDRIAELARDNGWAGILVYGSIRDSMVIDGIDIGVYALGTSPKKSIKQGRGDKEIAVTFAGATFTPGHYIYVDGDGVLVSPTSLL
- a CDS encoding sterol desaturase family protein translates to MTSVEQILSALVTPLEYLASPDKRVFWPWLLTATLLALWVYKKSKSPSRSFLKYLFGRNVWLSKSAFLDYQMSVTNGVIKVFFNASALLPMAAVAALFSTILDWTVTAPDLNLSRTVTTTSYTAALFIFGDLSRYLLHRLMHAVPALWNFHQIHHSATVLNPFTVYRVHPFESLLFGLRRSLSTGLVTGIFIWLFGTALNGYDILGVNAIGLVFNAFGSNLRHSHVWLSYGTALENIFLSPAQHQIHHSVKAEHYNKNFGTYLSLWDKLGRSWLEAGSEKNLEFGLGPSSPTPSHGLLSALWAPFAQLLKTR
- a CDS encoding TonB-dependent receptor, encoding MRPISPKPIASLFLGLAILLQDPLALADEEETEIGDEQSNTEVSEENSDIETMEVTATVQERVTVDFKAGFKLDKAALETFEYNDIHRILAAVPGVYFREEDGFGLRPNIGMRGVSSDRSKKVVLMEDSVLLGPAPYSAPAAYYFPLSTRMESIEIFKGPAIIPYGPNTLGGAINMFTAQIPQERVMKIDLELGQDTFGKLHALAGQSGLQWGWLAEAVHIETDGFKKIDGGGDSGFSRNDVMLKGRWNSDPGGEFYHQVDLKLGYGDETSHETYLGLSMDDFLEKPFRRYRASYDDTMRWKRTQVQIDYTLEVDESMQFKLTVYRHDFNRTWRKLNAFWGPNRMLVPGDANYGTRSLQLSQILSRPDDYPGYMDVLRGDTDTGNIDLATPGNPWENSDLLLMGTNKRNFLSQGVQLAGHVQLLLGEVEQDIRFGLRYHYDTVTRNQIETPYAMQSGELQSVNMEDHPYTQNTDQADALALYLYDEIRWKRLTVNPGFRVEWIRNSRVDRLAETFGKTDNIIALPGLGINYEIIDHLNLKLGVHQGFSPVSPGQSEGTSPGKSMQYEAGASYEHTWFRIEATGFFNDYSNLVGQSGMSGGATAANADLQFNTGSANIGGLELLGTIHADLPFSLTMPFNVAYTFTDARFVEPTENADPLYGGAEEGDYIPYLPVHQAQVSVGLSHPDFNLTIAGKYQSAMRDEPGQGPLDNVLTTDAHFVVDLAGSYRLTESLAIYGKIDNVTREKYIVSHRPYGTRPGKPMRMFAGLKVEM
- a CDS encoding imelysin family protein, which produces MYFKALTPRLALCLALFGLTFACGDASEDHANDDPVSASDPCDPTDTSDGSDPSTTSNFSPNDLLHHVGHEIILPTYAAFETAANELVTSLDAYLTDLEVGNDAVDSLAQARTTWSSTMIVWQQAEVYQVGPSASRQALELAVGAMGLRNEIYSWPTVNSCRVDQEILEAAYTNTDFFDQELTNVYGLDAAEYLLFYHEADNTCPPLVPINSQGTWNQVSQEDLQQKRAEYVHAVATNIHDRAIELHNAWKPNSGNFVNDFATAGQPGSLYVTTEEALNDLSDALFYVEKDVKDFKLAKPAGILGCQNVSCPNDVEARFSRVSKENIIANLEAAQKLFLGAAPGEDAPGFDDFLREKDPSDIADTMGQNLEQAIQAAKEMDGTLYEAALTLTREECEAGNDPICNTYYTLKNFTDDLKTRFVEVLELQLPLEASGDAD